One Thermus antranikianii DSM 12462 DNA segment encodes these proteins:
- a CDS encoding regulatory protein RecX yields MGMEKAEALAYALRLLSQRAMSRARLREKLLGRFSEGEVEEALARLEELGYLDDRAFAETFVATRRKYGPRKLRFLLKAQGVPEEVVEEVLAAYGEEESLEAALKVLRRYPRRLDKAKAVRFLQGRGFPLSVALEAYRLVKEEESG; encoded by the coding sequence ATGGGTATGGAAAAGGCCGAGGCCCTGGCCTATGCCTTAAGGCTCCTTTCCCAAAGGGCCATGAGCCGGGCCCGCCTGCGGGAGAAGCTTCTCGGCCGCTTTTCCGAAGGGGAGGTGGAGGAAGCTCTGGCCCGCCTCGAGGAGCTGGGCTATTTGGACGACCGGGCCTTTGCGGAAACCTTTGTGGCCACCAGGCGGAAGTACGGTCCCCGTAAGCTCCGCTTCCTCCTGAAAGCCCAAGGGGTGCCGGAGGAGGTGGTGGAGGAAGTCCTTGCCGCCTATGGGGAGGAGGAAAGCCTGGAGGCGGCGCTTAAAGTCCTCCGCCGCTACCCCCGCCGCCTGGACAAGGCCAAGGCGGTGCGGTTCCTCCAGGGCCGGGGTTTTCCCCTTTCCGTGGCGTTAGAGGCCTACCGGCTTGTCAAGGAGGAGGAAAGCGGGTAA
- a CDS encoding MFS transporter has translation MHKAIATLKALKARLGLVLLTRELPFSYFFISRTLSRIGENVFSIAVPWLVFQLTGSTLQLGLAFALQVVPSLLLAPFAGVYVDAASRKRAMLVSEGCRALLGLAVTGLSLLGSLQVWHLYLAVVAHAVTASFLTVAAGAAIPALVDQVDLTRANALIRLSRNLCDILGKVMAGLLLAWLGPAYTFLANAALTFASAALLLPLRGIDGGSPVVRGWRPRVLQDFVSGVGILRRHSAAVLAMADLVVINVGIPVLAIALPVISEEVLRQGAAGYGLLTGAMALGAIVATLIAALLVGRMDEGRLSGLATVLFGLLVVSLGFVRALEWGLLAMTLIGLTAELVSVYTSSILQRTLPSDVLGRAFAAQFTALRIVPAVVFLSAGSVLQTFGVQTFLIVGGSITVLIAALLLQLRVRGAREKNR, from the coding sequence ATGCATAAAGCCATCGCCACCTTGAAGGCCTTGAAGGCTAGGTTAGGGCTAGTACTTCTCACCCGAGAACTCCCATTCTCGTACTTTTTCATCAGCAGGACCCTGTCCCGCATTGGCGAGAATGTATTCTCCATCGCCGTCCCGTGGCTGGTGTTTCAGCTGACGGGCAGCACCCTACAACTCGGACTGGCCTTTGCCCTCCAGGTTGTCCCTTCACTGCTGCTAGCTCCCTTTGCTGGCGTTTACGTGGACGCCGCTTCCAGAAAAAGAGCGATGCTCGTTTCGGAGGGTTGCCGGGCACTGCTCGGTCTGGCTGTGACTGGGCTGTCCCTCCTGGGTAGCCTCCAGGTGTGGCACCTGTATCTCGCGGTGGTGGCCCATGCGGTCACCGCCAGTTTTCTTACCGTGGCAGCCGGGGCTGCTATTCCGGCCCTCGTGGACCAGGTTGACTTAACGCGCGCCAACGCGCTCATCAGGTTGAGCCGCAACCTGTGCGACATCTTGGGCAAGGTCATGGCCGGCCTACTCTTGGCCTGGCTGGGCCCGGCGTACACGTTCCTGGCGAATGCCGCCTTGACTTTCGCGTCCGCGGCTCTGTTGTTGCCGCTCCGGGGCATAGACGGGGGATCCCCAGTGGTGCGGGGCTGGCGGCCAAGGGTACTACAGGACTTTGTGAGTGGAGTGGGTATCCTGCGCCGCCACAGCGCGGCTGTGCTTGCCATGGCGGATCTGGTGGTGATCAACGTCGGTATTCCGGTCCTGGCAATAGCCCTTCCCGTCATTTCTGAAGAGGTCCTGCGCCAGGGTGCCGCTGGCTATGGGCTCCTCACCGGAGCGATGGCGCTCGGGGCCATCGTTGCCACCCTGATAGCCGCTCTGCTGGTCGGACGCATGGACGAGGGCCGATTGTCTGGGCTTGCCACGGTCCTGTTCGGCCTCCTGGTTGTTTCCCTGGGCTTCGTGAGGGCACTGGAGTGGGGGCTGCTGGCGATGACGCTTATCGGTCTGACGGCCGAATTGGTTTCGGTCTACACCTCCAGCATTCTGCAGCGGACCCTTCCTTCGGATGTCCTGGGCCGGGCCTTTGCTGCCCAGTTTACGGCCCTACGGATCGTCCCCGCGGTCGTGTTCCTGAGTGCCGGTTCTGTTCTCCAAACGTTCGGCGTGCAAACGTTCTTGATCGTGGGGGGTTCTATAACTGTTCTCATCGCGGCGCTCTTGCTCCAGCTCAGGGTGCGGGGTGCGCGAGAGAAAAACCGATGA
- a CDS encoding type II toxin-antitoxin system RatA family toxin: protein MPEVRAERLIKAPAEKVYALAKDLEGLKPYLKEVESLKVLSQEGNRTRSEWVAVAMGKKVRWLEEEEWDDQNLRNRFYSPEGDFDRYEGTWVFLPEGEGTRVVLSLTYELTIPIFGGLLQKLVQKLMQENIESLLKGLEERVLAS from the coding sequence ATGCCCGAGGTGCGCGCGGAACGCTTGATCAAGGCGCCAGCGGAAAAGGTGTATGCCCTGGCCAAGGACCTGGAGGGCTTAAAGCCCTACCTTAAGGAGGTGGAAAGCCTCAAGGTGCTCTCCCAGGAGGGCAACCGCACCCGAAGCGAATGGGTGGCGGTGGCCATGGGCAAGAAGGTGCGCTGGTTGGAGGAGGAGGAGTGGGACGACCAGAACCTAAGGAACCGTTTCTACTCTCCGGAAGGGGATTTTGACCGCTACGAGGGCACTTGGGTTTTCCTGCCGGAGGGGGAGGGGACCCGGGTGGTCCTGAGCCTTACCTATGAGCTCACCATCCCCATCTTCGGGGGGCTTTTGCAGAAGCTCGTGCAAAAGCTCATGCAGGAGAATATAGAGAGCCTTCTCAAGGGCCTTGAGGAGCGGGTTCTGGCTTCCTAG